One window of the Asticcacaulis sp. SL142 genome contains the following:
- a CDS encoding WD40 repeat domain-containing protein, with protein MTFAVQNNYGAYVVSALFDAADEAIVALSDGRVVFVDVDMSFDAHPNAGILCAVMHPTGVGVVTGGDDGRVVWTTKDSQPIELLNIKGAWFDSVAVNAEAMLLAAASGKKVYIYDLAKKTEPKIFEHPNSVSGLVFDPKGRKLYCASYNGAYVWFSRIHPQKPQLLKWAGSHTGIAISPDGKFVVTSMQENALHGWRLSDSKDMRMGGYPTKIKSIDFFAKGKLLATSGANGAVVWPFLKANGPMGEEASEINADESSMITVVAGAPDDTVLAAGLDDGRVWVAELQSTGIEYIQREKGSPISALAVSGDAARILFGNEDGHVWLFESTH; from the coding sequence ATGACCTTTGCTGTTCAAAACAACTACGGCGCCTATGTCGTTAGCGCCCTGTTTGATGCCGCCGATGAGGCGATTGTCGCCTTGTCCGATGGGCGGGTGGTGTTTGTCGATGTCGATATGAGTTTCGACGCCCACCCCAATGCCGGGATTTTATGCGCGGTCATGCACCCGACCGGCGTCGGCGTGGTTACTGGCGGTGATGACGGGCGCGTGGTGTGGACGACCAAGGATTCTCAGCCCATAGAGCTTTTGAACATCAAGGGTGCGTGGTTTGATTCTGTGGCCGTGAATGCCGAGGCCATGCTTCTGGCGGCGGCATCGGGCAAAAAGGTCTATATCTATGACCTGGCAAAAAAAACTGAACCCAAAATTTTCGAGCACCCGAACAGCGTCTCAGGGCTGGTGTTCGACCCGAAGGGCCGTAAGTTATACTGCGCCTCTTATAATGGGGCCTATGTCTGGTTTTCGCGCATCCACCCGCAAAAGCCGCAACTGCTGAAATGGGCCGGATCGCACACCGGCATTGCCATCTCCCCTGATGGTAAGTTTGTGGTTACCTCAATGCAGGAAAACGCCCTGCACGGCTGGCGGTTATCCGACTCCAAAGATATGCGCATGGGTGGCTATCCGACCAAGATCAAGTCGATCGACTTCTTTGCAAAGGGCAAGCTTTTGGCCACTTCCGGGGCCAATGGTGCGGTGGTTTGGCCGTTTCTGAAGGCTAACGGGCCGATGGGCGAAGAGGCGTCTGAGATCAATGCCGATGAGTCGTCTATGATCACGGTTGTGGCTGGCGCACCAGATGATACAGTGCTGGCCGCAGGTCTGGACGATGGCCGGGTCTGGGTGGCTGAGCTGCAATCGACGGGTATTGAATACATCCAGCGCGAAAAAGGCTCACCCATCTCTGCGCTGGCGGTATCAGGGGATGCGGCCCGCATCCTGTTCGGCAACGAAGACGGCCATGTCTGGCTGTTTGAATCGACCCATTAA